A single Rubrivivax gelatinosus IL144 DNA region contains:
- a CDS encoding condensin complex protein MksE — MNSRVLKLLLAGEYICSVRYRDEFSLLDDDDEQEAVNTWLESLNMRLARLGEDGAFFMAPAYIGVKEITQVKNELLKFRDEYGPAVLLLDFIRQTDAGSVFLSPGEYIALYQLDAAVSQSTMMETQLKSLLSVISNASQRNTNHENLRRLLDQLVKDGYAILVNKDSGTYQVTGKIEQLYAVLQFLDENKVIPDTEVDDREADEAGEDLVDAAQADEGTAT, encoded by the coding sequence ATGAACTCACGTGTCCTGAAGCTGTTGCTCGCCGGCGAGTACATCTGCTCGGTTCGCTATCGCGATGAGTTCAGCCTTCTTGATGACGATGACGAACAAGAGGCCGTGAACACCTGGCTCGAGAGCCTGAACATGAGACTCGCCAGGCTCGGGGAAGACGGTGCATTTTTTATGGCACCGGCGTACATCGGGGTGAAGGAAATCACCCAGGTCAAGAACGAGCTGCTCAAGTTCCGTGACGAGTATGGGCCGGCCGTCCTGCTGCTTGACTTCATTCGGCAAACCGATGCGGGTAGCGTCTTCCTGAGTCCCGGCGAGTACATCGCGCTGTACCAGCTTGACGCCGCGGTGTCGCAATCGACGATGATGGAGACCCAACTCAAGAGCCTCCTGAGCGTCATCAGCAACGCCTCGCAGCGAAACACCAATCACGAGAACCTGCGGCGACTCTTGGACCAGTTGGTCAAGGACGGGTACGCCATCCTGGTCAACAAGGACTCGGGCACCTACCAGGTCACTGGCAAGATTGAGCAGCTGTACGCAGTACTTCAGTTCTTGGACGAGAACAAGGTCATCCCCGACACCGAGGTCGATGACCGCGA